In Thermococcus camini, a genomic segment contains:
- the glyS gene encoding glycine--tRNA ligase: MGEKPDRYEILQDLMRRRGFAWGSFEIYGGARGFYDYGPLGATIKRKIERKIREAFQREGFFELETPDITPERVFIASGHVDKFVDPLVECKKCGARFRADHLVEEALGIDTEGMSAEHLTELIREHDIRCPECGGELSDVWYFNLMFETKIGPYGDQKGYLRPETAQGIFVNFKRLNAFARNRLPFGVFQIGKAYRNEISPRQGMLRLREFTQAEAEIFFNPKETAHPHFDEVKDEVLRLYPIEHQLKNLGTIEMTALEAVEKGYIMNTFFAYYMVMVKRVLLDIGIPEDKIRFRQQLPEERAHYSRDTWDAEIHSERFGWVECVGIANRGDYDLSKHLKMSGADLTVLIHYDEPRIVKHLKVSLNMKKVGPKLKKDAKRINDLIQGWDEEKKRELVEVLERDGKAIIEGYELEKDDFIVREVEEKITGEKIVPHVLEPSFGIDRPFYLLLENSLVIEEDRTYLKLKKDMAPIEVAVLPLVAKEPLKSIAYDVFRALQKAGFIAVYDEKDTVGRRYIRYDEIGTPYCVTIDNQTPEDNTVTIRDRDTREQMRVKIEELPEKLRELIFGE, from the coding sequence ATGGGAGAGAAGCCCGACAGATACGAGATTCTTCAGGACTTGATGAGGAGGAGAGGCTTTGCCTGGGGGAGCTTTGAAATCTACGGTGGTGCGAGAGGTTTTTATGATTACGGTCCGCTTGGTGCGACGATAAAGAGGAAAATCGAGCGGAAGATACGCGAGGCCTTCCAGAGGGAGGGCTTTTTCGAGCTGGAAACACCGGATATAACCCCTGAGAGGGTCTTCATAGCGAGCGGTCACGTTGACAAGTTCGTCGACCCGCTGGTTGAGTGTAAGAAGTGCGGTGCGCGCTTTAGGGCAGACCACCTTGTTGAAGAAGCCCTCGGCATAGACACAGAGGGCATGAGCGCCGAGCACCTAACTGAACTCATCCGCGAGCACGACATCCGCTGCCCCGAGTGCGGCGGCGAGCTTTCCGATGTCTGGTACTTCAACCTCATGTTCGAGACCAAAATCGGCCCCTACGGCGACCAGAAGGGCTATCTGAGGCCAGAAACCGCCCAGGGCATCTTTGTGAACTTCAAAAGACTGAACGCTTTCGCCAGGAACAGGCTCCCCTTCGGCGTATTCCAGATAGGTAAAGCATACCGCAACGAGATTTCACCGAGGCAGGGGATGTTAAGGCTGAGGGAGTTCACGCAGGCTGAAGCGGAGATATTCTTCAACCCGAAGGAGACTGCCCATCCTCACTTTGACGAGGTCAAAGACGAGGTTCTGCGCCTCTATCCAATAGAGCACCAGCTCAAGAACCTCGGTACGATTGAGATGACTGCGCTGGAGGCCGTGGAGAAGGGCTACATCATGAACACCTTCTTCGCCTACTACATGGTCATGGTCAAGCGCGTCCTCCTCGATATCGGCATCCCCGAGGATAAGATACGCTTCCGCCAGCAGCTGCCCGAGGAGCGCGCTCACTATTCGCGCGACACATGGGACGCCGAGATACACAGCGAGCGCTTTGGCTGGGTGGAGTGCGTTGGGATAGCCAACAGGGGAGACTACGACCTCAGCAAGCATCTGAAGATGAGCGGGGCAGATTTAACCGTCCTCATACACTACGATGAGCCCAGGATAGTCAAGCACCTCAAAGTAAGCCTCAACATGAAGAAGGTTGGTCCCAAGCTGAAGAAGGACGCCAAGAGGATAAACGACCTCATCCAGGGCTGGGACGAGGAGAAGAAGCGTGAGCTGGTTGAAGTCCTCGAAAGGGACGGAAAGGCTATCATCGAGGGCTACGAGCTTGAGAAGGACGACTTCATAGTCAGGGAAGTAGAAGAAAAGATCACCGGAGAAAAGATAGTGCCCCACGTCCTTGAGCCAAGCTTTGGAATAGACAGGCCGTTCTACCTGCTCCTTGAGAACAGCCTTGTAATCGAGGAGGACAGAACATACCTCAAACTGAAGAAGGATATGGCGCCGATCGAGGTCGCGGTTCTGCCCCTCGTTGCGAAGGAGCCGCTGAAGAGCATAGCCTACGACGTATTCAGGGCGCTCCAGAAGGCGGGCTTCATAGCGGTCTACGACGAGAAGGACACCGTCGGGAGGAGATACATCCGCTACGACGAGATAGGAACGCCCTACTGCGTCACAATAGACAACCAGACGCCCGAGGACAACACCGTTACGATCCGTGACCGCGACACGAGGGAGCAGATGAGGGTGAAGATTGAAGAGCTACCGGAGAAGCTCAGGGAGCTGATTTTTGGGGAGTGA
- a CDS encoding alpha-amylase family glycosyl hydrolase, whose translation MKKGGLPLILILLTAILSGCISGETQNQTGTTSSSVPTTATSPVLTSTSTYSPSPKGEFRLPEGNYRAIYTGLGKSCPTGMVPVRFTYYPRNETVKLVSLRGSFNNWDELLMKEENGTWSTTVCLRPGKYEYKYFINGQWVKDMPDDGTGKPYDPDADGYADDGYGGKNAVRVVEGKESFYLDFDPGDPAYLSVADNRTVVRFEAKRNAVNSAVLVTDRGNYTMELQVWWDSGEVWRAEVPFVEPMRYYIAVNSTDGGMFLVLNTSESPFFSFDGVDRFPQLEWVSNGIAYQIFPDRFNNGNESNDALALDHDELLLNQVNPGRPILSNWSDPITPLHCCHQYFGGDINGITKKLDYLQSLGVTIIYLNPIFLSGSAHGYDTYDYYRLDPKFGTEEDLREFLNEAHKRGIRVIFDFVPNHCGIGNPAFLDVWKNGKQSPYWDWFFIKKWPFKLGDGEAYVGWWGIGSLPKLNTTNPEVREYLIGAALYWLDFGFDGIRVDVPNEVLDPGTFFSELRERVKEKHPDAYLIGEIWTLSPEWVKGDRFDSLMNYALGRDILLNYARGYLSGEAAMKMMGRYYAAYGENVVAMGFNLVDSHDTSRVLTDLGGGSFGDEPTNESIQRLKLLSSILYSLPGTPVTFQGDERGLLGDKNHYDEHRYPIGWDQVNEDVLNHYRALAELRKRVPALRSSVIRFYTAKGGMMAFFRGHNDEVLVVANSWKKPSQLELPPGKWRIVWPENYTGITVSGPVEVPPVSVLLLERD comes from the coding sequence ATGAAAAAAGGTGGCCTGCCTCTGATTCTCATACTCCTAACCGCCATACTGAGCGGATGCATCTCGGGTGAAACCCAGAACCAAACGGGCACGACTTCAAGCTCGGTTCCCACGACAGCCACTTCTCCGGTGCTCACTTCAACATCCACATATTCCCCTTCTCCAAAGGGTGAGTTCAGACTGCCGGAGGGCAACTACAGGGCCATCTACACCGGCCTCGGCAAGTCATGTCCAACCGGAATGGTTCCCGTGCGGTTTACCTATTATCCTAGGAACGAGACAGTAAAGTTAGTCAGTCTGCGCGGGAGTTTCAACAACTGGGATGAGTTGTTAATGAAAGAGGAGAACGGGACCTGGAGCACAACGGTCTGCCTCAGGCCCGGGAAGTACGAGTACAAGTACTTTATCAACGGCCAGTGGGTCAAAGACATGCCAGATGATGGCACAGGAAAGCCCTACGATCCGGACGCCGATGGATATGCCGATGACGGCTACGGCGGGAAGAACGCGGTCAGGGTCGTTGAGGGGAAGGAGAGCTTTTACCTTGACTTTGATCCCGGCGACCCGGCCTACCTGAGCGTTGCCGACAACAGGACGGTTGTGAGGTTCGAGGCAAAGAGGAATGCCGTAAACTCGGCCGTCCTTGTGACCGACAGAGGAAACTACACTATGGAGCTTCAGGTATGGTGGGACTCTGGGGAGGTGTGGCGCGCCGAGGTGCCGTTCGTTGAACCAATGAGGTATTACATCGCCGTAAATTCTACCGACGGTGGGATGTTTCTCGTCCTTAACACAAGCGAGAGCCCGTTCTTCAGCTTCGACGGCGTTGATAGGTTTCCTCAGCTGGAGTGGGTGAGCAACGGGATAGCCTACCAGATATTCCCCGACAGGTTCAACAACGGTAACGAGAGCAACGACGCCCTGGCGCTGGACCACGACGAGCTTCTCCTCAACCAGGTCAACCCCGGGAGACCAATACTCTCCAACTGGAGCGACCCGATAACTCCCCTCCACTGCTGCCACCAGTACTTCGGCGGGGACATAAATGGAATAACCAAAAAGCTCGACTACCTTCAGAGCCTGGGCGTCACGATAATCTACCTCAATCCCATCTTTCTCTCCGGGAGCGCCCATGGCTACGACACCTACGACTACTACAGACTGGATCCGAAGTTCGGGACGGAGGAAGACCTCAGGGAGTTCCTCAATGAGGCCCACAAGCGCGGCATAAGGGTCATCTTCGACTTCGTGCCCAACCACTGCGGGATTGGCAACCCTGCATTCCTTGATGTCTGGAAGAACGGAAAGCAAAGCCCCTACTGGGACTGGTTCTTCATAAAGAAATGGCCATTTAAGCTGGGCGATGGGGAGGCATACGTCGGCTGGTGGGGAATTGGCAGTTTGCCAAAGCTCAACACGACGAATCCAGAGGTGAGAGAGTATCTCATTGGTGCCGCCCTATACTGGCTCGACTTTGGCTTCGACGGGATAAGAGTGGATGTGCCAAACGAGGTTCTCGATCCCGGTACCTTCTTCTCCGAGCTGAGGGAGCGGGTAAAAGAGAAGCACCCTGATGCATACCTAATCGGCGAGATATGGACGCTCTCGCCTGAGTGGGTCAAGGGAGACCGCTTTGACTCGCTCATGAACTACGCCCTCGGAAGGGACATTCTCCTGAACTACGCAAGGGGCTACCTGAGCGGTGAAGCCGCAATGAAGATGATGGGCAGGTACTATGCCGCGTACGGTGAAAACGTCGTCGCGATGGGCTTCAATCTCGTTGATTCCCACGACACGTCGAGGGTCCTCACCGACCTCGGCGGCGGGAGCTTTGGAGATGAACCCACCAACGAATCTATCCAGCGGCTCAAACTGCTTTCGAGCATCCTCTACTCGCTTCCTGGGACTCCAGTGACCTTCCAGGGCGACGAGAGGGGCCTGCTGGGCGACAAGAACCACTACGACGAGCATCGCTATCCGATAGGGTGGGATCAGGTGAACGAGGACGTGCTGAACCACTACAGGGCGCTGGCAGAGCTCAGGAAGAGAGTTCCCGCCCTGAGGAGCAGTGTCATAAGGTTCTACACTGCTAAGGGAGGTATGATGGCCTTCTTCAGGGGGCACAACGATGAGGTTCTCGTCGTGGCAAACAGCTGGAAGAAACCTTCTCAGCTTGAGCTTCCCCCTGGGAAGTGGAGGATCGTCTGGCCTGAGAACTACACTGGAATTACCGTGTCAGGCCCCGTTGAGGTGCCCCCAGTTAGTGTCCTCCTACTGGAGAGGGACTAA
- a CDS encoding LSm family protein — protein MAERPLDVIHKSLDKDVLVLLKRGSEFRGRLIGYDIHLNVVLADAALIQEGEEVKRYGKIVIRGDNVLAISPVELE, from the coding sequence ATGGCGGAAAGACCACTCGACGTTATCCACAAGTCCCTCGACAAGGATGTCCTCGTGCTCCTCAAGAGGGGTTCGGAGTTCAGGGGCAGGCTCATCGGTTACGACATCCACCTGAACGTCGTCCTTGCGGACGCTGCCCTCATCCAGGAGGGCGAGGAAGTTAAGAGGTACGGTAAAATCGTCATCAGGGGAGACAACGTTCTCGCCATCTCCCCGGTTGAGCTTGAGTGA
- a CDS encoding 50S ribosomal protein L37e — protein sequence MGAGTEPKGRRNHTPTHIRCRRCGRRAFNVQKGYCAACGFGRSRRMRKYSWSHKWRKKRNLAY from the coding sequence ATGGGAGCGGGAACCGAACCAAAGGGCAGGAGGAACCACACTCCAACTCACATTAGATGCAGGCGCTGCGGAAGGCGCGCCTTCAACGTCCAGAAGGGCTACTGCGCCGCTTGTGGCTTCGGCAGGAGCAGGCGCATGAGGAAGTACAGCTGGTCCCACAAGTGGAGGAAGAAGAGGAACCTCGCCTACTGA
- a CDS encoding MATE family efflux transporter → MLHFNEEQRRLWKLAWPAIMGNISQTLLNLVDMMMVGQLGALALAAVGLGGQVSWFMMPIMAAVATGTLALVARFVGAKDEENATLALEQSLYLAFLLGIPVMLFGWFLGDDILRIMGAKPDVVALGYEYIKVIFAFYPIRFAGFTAFSALRGAGDTKTPMKLGILMNVVNAVLDYLLIFGKLGFPQLGPVGAAWASGIGITTSFLLGLYLLWSGKLVLRFRPSWSFHPEMASRILRIGVPTMIERGIFSFYNFLYMSIVTRFGTVALASHQVGLRVESIAYMPAFGFNVATSALVGQSLGEGKPEKAEKTVYEALKMVGLFMSVMAAVLIIFPRYLVMPFISPSDPNYGEVMRLASIYLIIVGISEIPLGWLFVLGGALRGAGDTKTPMYITAVSKLLFRIVPAYILGFGFSIGPVQFEGLGVIAAWIAMSLETFTTAGLFWWAFKRGKWKYVKV, encoded by the coding sequence ATGTTGCACTTCAACGAGGAGCAGAGAAGGCTCTGGAAGCTTGCCTGGCCCGCAATCATGGGCAACATATCCCAGACGCTTCTCAACCTAGTGGACATGATGATGGTCGGCCAGCTCGGGGCTTTGGCCTTAGCCGCTGTCGGCCTCGGCGGCCAGGTCAGCTGGTTCATGATGCCCATTATGGCTGCCGTAGCCACGGGAACCCTCGCGCTGGTGGCGAGGTTTGTTGGAGCCAAAGACGAGGAGAACGCAACCTTAGCTTTGGAGCAGAGCCTCTACCTGGCGTTCCTCCTTGGAATCCCCGTTATGCTCTTCGGCTGGTTCCTTGGGGATGACATCCTGAGGATAATGGGCGCTAAGCCGGACGTAGTTGCTCTGGGCTACGAGTACATCAAGGTAATCTTTGCCTTCTATCCCATTCGATTCGCCGGCTTTACGGCCTTCTCGGCCCTCAGAGGGGCTGGAGACACAAAGACCCCCATGAAGCTCGGCATCCTTATGAACGTGGTAAACGCGGTTCTCGATTACCTCCTCATATTCGGAAAGCTCGGTTTCCCACAGCTCGGCCCCGTTGGAGCGGCCTGGGCGTCGGGAATAGGAATCACCACCTCGTTCCTCCTCGGCCTCTACCTCCTCTGGAGCGGAAAGCTGGTGCTGAGGTTCCGGCCGAGCTGGAGCTTCCACCCCGAGATGGCGAGCAGAATCCTCCGCATCGGTGTGCCGACGATGATCGAGCGCGGCATCTTCAGCTTCTACAACTTCCTCTATATGAGCATCGTTACGCGTTTTGGAACCGTGGCCCTTGCCTCCCATCAGGTTGGTCTCCGCGTCGAGAGCATAGCGTACATGCCCGCCTTCGGCTTCAACGTGGCGACATCAGCTTTAGTCGGTCAGAGCCTCGGCGAAGGAAAACCAGAAAAGGCTGAAAAGACCGTCTATGAGGCGCTCAAGATGGTGGGCCTGTTTATGAGCGTCATGGCGGCTGTCCTGATAATATTCCCGCGCTACCTTGTCATGCCCTTCATAAGCCCGAGCGACCCGAACTACGGCGAGGTCATGAGGCTTGCCAGCATATACCTCATAATAGTCGGAATAAGCGAAATTCCCCTCGGATGGCTCTTCGTCCTCGGAGGCGCACTGAGGGGAGCCGGCGATACTAAAACGCCGATGTACATCACAGCGGTCAGCAAGCTCCTCTTCCGCATAGTGCCGGCATACATCCTCGGCTTTGGCTTTTCAATCGGGCCGGTGCAGTTTGAGGGCCTTGGGGTCATCGCCGCGTGGATAGCCATGAGCCTTGAAACCTTCACCACCGCGGGGCTGTTCTGGTGGGCATTCAAGCGAGGCAAGTGGAAGTACGTGAAGGTATGA